Proteins encoded together in one Gemmatimonadetes bacterium T265 window:
- the pycA gene encoding acetyl-CoA carboxylase biotin carboxyl carrier protein subunit, producing MKYVVEIDGVRTDVEVFGDGVRVDGETVRATLTRVPDSPVSVLAIGDAIHRVIAQRGDARGRYRLVIDGRTFAADALDERTRAIRDLSAANAAAAGPAPLVAPMPGLVVRVDVREGDAVAGGQALVVMEAMKMENELRAPVGGTVKRVAVVPGTAVEKGAVLVELA from the coding sequence ATGAAGTACGTGGTCGAGATCGACGGTGTGCGTACTGACGTTGAGGTGTTCGGCGACGGAGTCCGCGTGGACGGCGAGACCGTGCGCGCGACGCTGACGCGCGTGCCCGATTCGCCGGTCAGCGTCCTCGCAATCGGCGACGCGATCCACCGCGTCATCGCGCAGCGCGGCGACGCCCGCGGTCGCTACCGCCTCGTGATCGACGGCCGGACGTTCGCGGCGGACGCGCTCGACGAGCGCACGCGCGCCATCCGCGACCTGTCGGCCGCGAACGCGGCGGCCGCGGGGCCGGCGCCGCTCGTCGCGCCGATGCCGGGGCTCGTCGTCCGCGTCGATGTGCGCGAGGGGGACGCCGTGGCCGGCGGCCAGGCGCTCGTGGTGATGGAGGCCATGAAGATGGAGAACGAGCTCCGCGCGCCGGTGGGCGGCACGGTCAAGCGCGTTGCGGTCGTGCCCGGCACGGCGGTCGAAAAGGGCGCGGTGCTCGTCGAGTTGGCGTAG
- the rpsI gene encoding 30S ribosomal protein S9 encodes MADRTTHAIGRRKEAVCRVYLTPGSGKWEINGRQLGDYFPRPVLVSSIQLPFVATENLGKWDVTANLDGGGVAGQAGALRLAIARALVQTDETYRPKMRELGLLTRDARAVERKKPGRPKARKRFQFSKR; translated from the coding sequence ATGGCCGACCGGACCACGCACGCGATCGGCCGCCGCAAGGAAGCGGTGTGCCGCGTCTACCTCACGCCCGGCTCGGGGAAGTGGGAGATCAACGGGCGCCAGCTCGGTGACTACTTCCCGCGCCCCGTGCTCGTCAGCTCCATCCAGCTGCCGTTCGTCGCGACCGAGAACCTCGGCAAGTGGGACGTGACGGCGAACCTCGACGGCGGCGGCGTCGCCGGGCAGGCCGGGGCGCTCCGCCTCGCGATCGCCCGCGCGCTCGTCCAGACCGACGAGACGTACCGCCCGAAGATGCGCGAACTCGGCCTGCTCACGCGCGACGCCCGCGCGGTCGAGCGCAAGAAGCCGGGCCGCCCGAAGGCGCGCAAGCGCTTCCAGTTCAGCAAGCGCTAG
- the lysC gene encoding aspartokinase, translated as MIVIKFGGTSVGDAPAIARAAEIVRARLVARPLVVVSAMAGVTNALLALAEQAARGHLVGALSAVAALRQRHLDAAAALVPDAAGAELAAEVSASFDELARLAEALSVFGYITPRTLDAIAGQGELLSAPLVAAALRAGGVDAEFVDPRQLTITDDAFGRAEPQPEAIAVAARERVLPLLREGRLPVTGGFVGATPEGVMTTLGRGGSDYSASLLGAALQADAIEIWTDVDGMLTADPRVVPHARLIERIRFDEAAELASFGAKVLHPSTITPAVRRGIPVYVYNSRRPDGAGTLITADAPRRAVSAVAAKPETTVLKLRSARMLLAHGYLRTVFDVFHRHNTSVDVIATSEVSLSVTLDDATRLGALLADLRAFGDVSVERGRGIVAVVGAGLTDDPSALARAFMALGDGVRVHMATVSATGINLTLVLDSDQVGPAMRRLHDAFFGAADPAPGA; from the coding sequence ATGATCGTCATCAAGTTCGGCGGCACTTCGGTCGGCGACGCGCCGGCGATCGCGCGCGCGGCCGAGATCGTCCGCGCGCGCCTCGTCGCGCGCCCGCTCGTCGTGGTGTCCGCGATGGCCGGCGTGACCAACGCGCTGCTCGCGCTCGCGGAGCAGGCCGCGCGCGGGCACCTCGTCGGCGCGCTGAGCGCCGTCGCGGCGTTGCGGCAGCGGCACCTCGACGCCGCCGCGGCGCTCGTGCCCGACGCGGCGGGGGCCGAGTTGGCGGCGGAGGTGAGCGCGTCGTTCGACGAACTGGCGCGGTTGGCGGAGGCGCTCAGCGTGTTCGGCTACATCACGCCGCGCACGCTCGACGCAATCGCGGGGCAGGGCGAGCTGCTCTCCGCGCCGCTCGTCGCCGCCGCGCTCCGGGCGGGCGGCGTTGACGCCGAGTTCGTCGACCCGCGGCAGCTGACGATCACCGACGACGCGTTCGGCCGGGCGGAGCCGCAGCCGGAGGCGATCGCGGTGGCCGCGCGCGAGCGCGTGCTGCCGCTGCTCCGCGAGGGGCGGCTGCCCGTCACGGGCGGGTTCGTCGGCGCGACGCCGGAGGGCGTGATGACGACGTTAGGCCGCGGCGGGTCCGACTACAGCGCGTCGCTGCTCGGCGCGGCGCTACAGGCCGACGCGATCGAGATCTGGACCGACGTTGACGGGATGCTCACCGCGGACCCGCGCGTCGTCCCGCACGCGCGCCTCATCGAGCGGATCCGGTTCGACGAGGCGGCGGAGCTGGCGAGCTTCGGCGCGAAGGTCCTGCACCCGAGCACGATCACGCCGGCCGTGCGCCGCGGGATCCCCGTCTACGTCTACAACTCGCGCCGGCCCGACGGCGCGGGCACGCTGATCACCGCCGACGCGCCGCGCCGCGCGGTCAGCGCCGTCGCGGCTAAGCCCGAGACGACGGTGCTCAAGCTGCGCTCCGCGCGCATGCTGCTCGCCCACGGGTATCTGCGCACGGTGTTCGACGTGTTCCACCGGCACAACACGTCGGTCGACGTGATCGCCACCTCGGAGGTCTCGCTCAGCGTCACGCTCGACGACGCGACGCGGCTCGGCGCGCTCCTCGCCGACCTGCGCGCCTTTGGCGACGTCAGCGTCGAGCGCGGGCGCGGGATCGTCGCGGTCGTCGGTGCCGGGCTCACCGACGACCCGAGCGCGCTCGCGCGCGCCTTCATGGCGTTGGGCGACGGGGTGCGCGTGCACATGGCGACCGTCAGCGCGACGGGCATCAACCTCACGCTCGTCCTCGACTCCGATCAGGTCGGCCCGGCGATGCGCCGACTCCACGACGCGTTCTTCGGCGCGGCGGACCCCGCGCCGGGCGCATGA
- the dapA gene encoding 4-hydroxy-tetrahydrodipicolinate synthase, whose amino-acid sequence MIDTARTIRPGAPLRGCGTALVTPFSRDGSLDEQALRRLVRWQIAEGVHFLVPCGSTGEAATLSADEHRRVVEVVVAEADGRVPVVAGAGSNDTAKAIAFSRTMRDAGATHLLQVSPMYSKPPQRGIEAHFRAIADTTDLPVVLYNVPGRTASNVEAATILRLAEVPNIVAVKDASGNLAQVDAILRDRPADFAVLSGDDALTFAMLGLGAEGVISVISNATPRATAQLCDMAAAGQADAALDAHRRLGPWIDAAFIESNPIPVKAALAMLGVCENVLRLPLVPLAEAHRERVEHALRAAGAFDHAPGAPAPAAGEGLAVV is encoded by the coding sequence ATGATCGATACCGCACGCACGATACGACCGGGCGCGCCGCTTCGCGGCTGCGGGACCGCCCTCGTGACGCCGTTCTCGCGCGACGGTTCGCTCGACGAGCAAGCCCTGCGTCGACTGGTGCGGTGGCAGATCGCGGAGGGCGTCCACTTTCTCGTCCCGTGCGGGTCGACCGGCGAGGCCGCAACGCTATCCGCCGACGAGCACCGGCGCGTTGTCGAGGTCGTCGTCGCCGAGGCCGACGGGCGCGTGCCGGTCGTCGCAGGCGCGGGCTCGAACGACACGGCCAAGGCGATCGCGTTCTCGCGGACGATGCGGGACGCCGGCGCGACGCATCTCCTGCAGGTCTCGCCGATGTACAGCAAGCCGCCGCAGCGCGGCATCGAAGCGCACTTCCGTGCGATCGCCGACACGACGGATCTACCCGTCGTGCTCTACAACGTACCCGGCCGCACCGCGAGCAACGTCGAGGCCGCGACGATCCTCCGCCTCGCAGAGGTTCCGAACATCGTCGCCGTGAAAGACGCGTCGGGCAACCTCGCGCAGGTCGACGCGATCCTCCGCGACCGACCCGCCGACTTCGCCGTCCTCTCCGGCGACGACGCGCTCACGTTCGCGATGCTCGGCCTCGGTGCCGAGGGCGTGATTTCGGTCATCTCGAACGCGACGCCGCGCGCGACCGCGCAGCTCTGCGACATGGCCGCGGCCGGGCAGGCCGACGCGGCGCTCGACGCGCACCGGCGGCTCGGGCCGTGGATCGACGCGGCGTTCATCGAGTCGAACCCGATCCCGGTGAAAGCCGCACTCGCGATGCTCGGCGTCTGCGAGAACGTCCTGCGGCTGCCACTGGTGCCGCTCGCCGAGGCGCACCGCGAGCGCGTCGAGCACGCGCTCCGCGCCGCCGGCGCGTTCGACCACGCACCGGGTGCGCCCGCTCCCGCCGCCGGCGAGGGACTCGCCGTTGTCTAA
- a CDS encoding methylmalonyl-CoA carboxyltransferase — translation MSMQAKLDTLAARRAAAELGGGPARLQAQHDKGKLSARERLDVLLDEGSFVELDRFVTARSAADGGNGNGPVYGDGVVTGYGRIDGRLVYVFSQDFTVYGGSLAEAHAQKICKIMDLAVRNGAPIVGLNDSGGARIQDGVVALGGYADIFLRNTLASGVVPQVSAVLGPCAGGAVYSPAITDFIYMVRGTSYMFVTGPNVVKTVTHEDVTMEELGGADTHAGTSGVAHFAHDSELASLGAIRELFRYVPSNNLDDAPRGRGTDPRDRRDETLLDVVPDNPNKPYDIHDVIRRVVDDGEFYEVHAGYAQNLVCGFAHLGGHSVGVVANQPAVLAGVLDISASLKGARFIRFCDAFNIPLVTFEDVPGFLPGVAQEHGGIIKHGAKLLYAYCEATVPKLTVITRKAYGGAYDVMSSKHIRGDFNVAWPTAEIAVMGPKGAVEIIYKREIAESDDTASATDARVAEYTERFANPYVAAARGYVDDIIDPRDTRPRLIDALESLQGKRDRNPAKKHGNLPL, via the coding sequence ATGAGCATGCAGGCCAAACTCGACACGCTCGCCGCGCGGCGCGCCGCCGCGGAGCTCGGCGGCGGCCCGGCGCGCCTCCAGGCCCAGCACGACAAGGGCAAGCTCTCCGCGCGCGAGCGCCTCGACGTGCTCCTCGACGAGGGAAGCTTCGTCGAGCTCGACCGCTTTGTCACCGCGCGCTCGGCCGCCGACGGTGGCAACGGCAACGGGCCCGTGTACGGCGACGGCGTGGTCACCGGGTACGGCCGCATCGACGGCCGGCTCGTCTACGTCTTCTCGCAGGACTTCACCGTCTACGGCGGCTCGCTGGCCGAGGCGCACGCGCAGAAGATCTGCAAGATAATGGACCTCGCCGTCCGCAACGGCGCGCCGATCGTCGGCCTCAACGACTCGGGCGGCGCGCGCATCCAGGACGGCGTCGTCGCGTTAGGCGGCTACGCCGACATCTTCCTCCGCAACACGCTCGCGTCGGGGGTGGTGCCGCAGGTCTCGGCCGTGCTCGGGCCGTGCGCCGGCGGCGCCGTCTACTCGCCCGCGATCACCGACTTCATCTACATGGTCCGCGGCACGAGCTACATGTTCGTGACCGGGCCCAACGTCGTGAAGACCGTCACGCACGAGGACGTCACGATGGAAGAGCTGGGCGGCGCCGACACGCACGCCGGCACCTCGGGCGTGGCGCACTTCGCCCACGACTCGGAGCTCGCGTCGCTCGGCGCGATCCGCGAGCTGTTCCGCTACGTGCCGAGCAACAACCTCGACGACGCGCCGCGCGGGCGCGGCACCGACCCGCGCGACCGCCGCGACGAGACGCTGCTCGACGTCGTCCCGGACAACCCGAACAAGCCGTACGACATCCACGACGTCATCCGCCGCGTCGTCGACGACGGCGAGTTCTACGAGGTGCACGCCGGGTACGCGCAGAACCTGGTCTGCGGCTTCGCGCACCTCGGCGGGCACTCGGTCGGCGTCGTGGCGAACCAGCCCGCGGTGCTCGCGGGCGTGCTGGACATCAGCGCGTCGCTCAAGGGCGCGCGTTTCATCCGGTTCTGCGACGCGTTCAACATCCCGCTCGTGACGTTCGAGGACGTCCCCGGCTTTCTCCCCGGCGTCGCGCAGGAGCACGGCGGGATCATCAAGCACGGCGCGAAGCTGCTCTACGCGTACTGCGAGGCGACCGTGCCCAAGCTCACCGTCATCACGCGGAAGGCCTACGGCGGCGCGTACGACGTGATGAGCTCCAAGCACATCCGCGGCGACTTCAACGTCGCGTGGCCGACGGCGGAGATCGCCGTCATGGGGCCGAAGGGCGCCGTCGAGATCATCTACAAGCGCGAGATCGCCGAGTCGGACGACACGGCGTCCGCGACCGACGCGCGCGTGGCCGAGTACACGGAGCGCTTCGCCAACCCGTACGTCGCGGCGGCACGCGGGTACGTCGACGACATCATCGACCCGCGCGACACGCGGCCGCGGCTGATCGACGCGCTCGAGTCGCTGCAGGGGAAGCGGGACCGCAACCCGGCGAAGAAGCACGGGAACCTGCCGCTGTGA
- the aroA gene encoding 3-phosphoshikimate 1-carboxyvinyltransferase, translating into MRVPGDKSISHRALILAAIAPGVSRVRGLQDGADVRATAGALRALGAELVRDDDAVRVTGGPLRAPAAALQCANSGTTARLLAGVAAAQPFSSRFVGDASLSGRPMARVAEPLRAMGATVAFDGDVARLPMTVTGGALADLDWTSQTASAQVKSAILLAGLLAGAQVVVREPHPSRDHTERMLAARGAHVYVREGAVLLPGGQRLVPLDTTVPGDPSSAAFFAALAALAARGAVTLPDVCLNTTRIGFVAVLQRMGATLDFEHAREEGGDLVGTVVAGAGAPLAGIEVAAADVPSMIDELPLLACVAACADGETVVRGAAELRVKESDRITSVVENLRALDVEADELPDGFVVRGRGPRAFAGAVRTHGDHRLAMAFGILGALAGSDVRLDDPACVDVSYPAFWRDLAGVVASTR; encoded by the coding sequence GTGCGCGTCCCGGGCGACAAGTCGATCAGCCACCGCGCGCTAATACTGGCGGCGATCGCGCCCGGCGTCTCGCGCGTCCGCGGCCTGCAGGACGGGGCCGACGTCCGCGCGACCGCCGGCGCGCTGCGCGCGCTCGGCGCCGAGCTCGTCCGCGACGACGACGCGGTGCGCGTGACCGGCGGCCCGCTACGAGCGCCCGCCGCCGCGCTACAATGCGCGAACAGCGGGACCACCGCGCGGCTCCTTGCCGGCGTCGCGGCGGCGCAGCCGTTTTCGTCCCGCTTCGTCGGCGACGCATCGCTCTCGGGTCGGCCGATGGCGCGCGTCGCGGAGCCGCTCCGCGCGATGGGCGCGACCGTCGCGTTCGACGGCGACGTCGCGCGTCTGCCGATGACTGTGACGGGCGGCGCGCTCGCCGACCTCGACTGGACGAGCCAGACGGCGAGCGCGCAGGTGAAGAGCGCGATCCTCCTCGCGGGTCTGCTCGCCGGCGCGCAGGTCGTGGTGCGCGAGCCGCACCCGTCGCGCGATCACACCGAACGGATGCTCGCCGCGCGGGGCGCCCACGTGTACGTCCGCGAGGGCGCCGTCCTGCTTCCGGGCGGTCAGCGCCTCGTCCCGCTCGACACCACCGTGCCGGGCGACCCGTCGTCGGCCGCGTTCTTTGCGGCGCTCGCGGCGCTCGCCGCCCGCGGCGCGGTGACGCTCCCGGACGTTTGTCTCAACACTACCCGGATCGGCTTCGTTGCCGTCCTGCAGCGCATGGGCGCGACGCTCGACTTCGAGCATGCCAGGGAAGAAGGAGGCGATCTGGTTGGCACCGTGGTGGCCGGCGCCGGCGCTCCGCTCGCCGGGATCGAGGTCGCGGCCGCGGACGTGCCGTCGATGATCGACGAACTCCCGCTGCTCGCCTGCGTCGCGGCCTGCGCGGACGGCGAGACGGTCGTGCGTGGCGCGGCCGAACTCCGGGTCAAGGAGAGCGACCGGATCACGAGCGTCGTCGAGAACCTGCGCGCTCTGGACGTCGAGGCCGACGAACTGCCCGACGGTTTCGTCGTGCGTGGGCGCGGGCCCCGCGCGTTCGCCGGCGCGGTGCGGACCCACGGCGACCACCGACTCGCGATGGCATTCGGGATCCTGGGCGCGCTCGCCGGGAGCGACGTGCGCCTCGACGACCCGGCGTGCGTCGACGTGTCGTACCCGGCGTTCTGGCGCGACCTCGCCGGCGTCGTCGCGAGCACGCGGTGA
- the dapD gene encoding 2,3,4,5-tetrahydropyridine-2,6-dicarboxylate N-succinyltransferase yields MSNATELEARIAAADAAAGEPFPHAARETVDDLLVALESGSVRAAERGGDGTWRAVPWVKRGILLAFRVGRVVDMSPEGAGPGFRYFDKDTVPLRPFDGGDPGLRIVPGGSAVRRGAYLARGVVCMPPMYVNVGAWVGAGTMVDSHALVGSCAQIGERVHLSAAAQIGGVLEPVNAAPVVIEDDVLVGGNCGVYEGTVVRRRAVLAAGVVLTRGTPVYDLVRETVYRGSADAPLEVPEGAVVVPGARRVRGAWAEAEGLALQTPLVVKYRDERTDLATALEQWLR; encoded by the coding sequence TTGTCTAACGCGACCGAGCTGGAGGCGCGCATCGCGGCCGCCGACGCCGCCGCCGGCGAACCGTTCCCGCACGCCGCGCGCGAGACGGTCGACGACTTGCTCGTCGCGCTCGAGTCGGGGTCCGTACGCGCGGCCGAACGCGGCGGCGACGGCACGTGGCGCGCGGTGCCGTGGGTCAAGCGCGGAATCCTACTCGCGTTCCGCGTCGGCCGGGTCGTCGACATGTCGCCCGAAGGTGCCGGACCGGGGTTCCGCTATTTCGACAAGGACACCGTCCCGCTCCGCCCTTTCGACGGCGGCGACCCGGGGCTCCGCATCGTGCCCGGCGGCTCGGCCGTGCGCCGCGGCGCGTACCTCGCGCGGGGCGTCGTCTGCATGCCACCGATGTACGTCAACGTCGGCGCGTGGGTCGGCGCGGGCACGATGGTCGACTCGCACGCGCTCGTCGGCTCGTGCGCGCAGATCGGGGAGCGCGTGCACCTGAGCGCCGCGGCGCAGATCGGCGGCGTGCTCGAGCCGGTGAACGCCGCGCCCGTCGTGATCGAGGACGACGTGCTCGTGGGCGGCAACTGCGGCGTCTACGAAGGCACGGTCGTCCGCCGCCGCGCGGTGCTCGCCGCCGGCGTGGTGCTCACGCGCGGAACGCCCGTCTACGACCTCGTCCGCGAGACCGTCTACCGCGGCTCCGCGGACGCGCCGCTCGAGGTCCCGGAAGGCGCGGTCGTCGTGCCCGGCGCGCGCCGCGTGCGCGGGGCGTGGGCCGAAGCGGAGGGACTCGCGCTGCAGACGCCGCTCGTCGTCAAGTACCGCGACGAGCGCACCGACCTCGCGACCGCGCTCGAGCAGTGGCTACGTTAG
- the dapB gene encoding 4-hydroxy-tetrahydrodipicolinate reductase: MSATPRVRAALIGHGKMGRAIEALAAEHGVDVVAVLGRGDAIDRATLADADVAIEFTEPDAAIANLRTCGAVGCPVVVGTTGWGGPDDELRAELLAAGARALTAANFSLGVNAILGAVGRLASALETAGFAPHVLETHHAAKKDAPSGTALALAAAAAVDGVAPAITSVRVGSVPGTHTLLFDAAFEQVRLTHEARDRRVFASGALIAARWLAAPRAPGFYTLQDVLAPEPSEESR; this comes from the coding sequence ATGAGCGCGACGCCGCGCGTCCGCGCCGCCCTGATCGGGCACGGGAAGATGGGCCGCGCGATCGAGGCGCTCGCCGCCGAGCACGGCGTCGACGTCGTCGCAGTGCTCGGGCGCGGCGACGCGATCGACCGGGCGACGCTCGCCGATGCCGACGTCGCGATCGAGTTCACGGAGCCGGACGCCGCGATCGCGAACCTCCGAACCTGCGGCGCGGTGGGGTGTCCGGTCGTCGTCGGCACGACCGGTTGGGGTGGCCCGGACGACGAACTTCGAGCCGAGCTGCTGGCGGCGGGCGCCCGCGCACTCACCGCGGCCAACTTCTCGCTCGGCGTGAACGCGATCCTCGGCGCCGTCGGCCGGCTCGCGTCGGCGCTGGAGACGGCGGGGTTCGCGCCCCACGTCCTCGAAACCCATCACGCGGCCAAGAAGGACGCGCCGTCCGGCACCGCGCTCGCGCTCGCCGCGGCCGCGGCGGTCGACGGCGTGGCTCCTGCGATCACGAGCGTGCGCGTCGGCTCGGTGCCGGGCACGCACACACTGCTCTTCGACGCCGCGTTCGAGCAGGTGCGCCTGACGCACGAGGCGCGGGACCGGCGCGTGTTCGCGTCCGGCGCGCTCATCGCCGCACGGTGGTTGGCCGCGCCGCGCGCGCCGGGATTCTACACCTTGCAGGACGTGCTCGCGCCCGAACCCTCGGAGGAATCGCGATGA
- the cmk gene encoding cytidylate kinase yields MTVAAGARARPVVVAIDGPAASGKSSTARWVAERLGYHHVDSGALYRAATLLAMREHGPAPRWTGEALAAAAERITLTPVPAGFDPAIDGVSVAEAVRGTEVTRNVSAVAQMPPVRAWVNARVRAAATAHSVVVDGRDIGTVVFPDAALKVFLVADPWERARRRLLQEHGRAPSDAEIAAETDRLVQRDARDATQTVQARDAVLLDTTFLTQSEQVDRIVSLARALPAAGRPAAPTGVEPRDEAGSGA; encoded by the coding sequence GTGACGGTCGCCGCGGGGGCGCGCGCGCGCCCCGTCGTCGTGGCAATCGACGGTCCGGCGGCGAGCGGCAAGTCGTCGACCGCGCGCTGGGTCGCGGAGCGGCTCGGCTACCACCACGTCGACTCGGGCGCCCTGTATCGCGCGGCGACCCTCCTCGCCATGCGCGAGCACGGCCCGGCGCCGCGGTGGACGGGCGAGGCACTCGCGGCGGCCGCCGAGCGCATCACGCTCACCCCCGTCCCGGCCGGCTTCGATCCCGCGATCGACGGCGTCTCCGTGGCCGAGGCGGTCCGCGGGACGGAGGTGACGCGCAACGTGTCGGCCGTGGCGCAGATGCCGCCGGTCCGTGCGTGGGTCAACGCGCGCGTGCGCGCGGCTGCGACCGCGCACTCGGTAGTCGTCGACGGCCGCGATATCGGGACGGTCGTGTTCCCGGACGCCGCGCTCAAGGTGTTCCTCGTCGCCGACCCGTGGGAGCGCGCGCGCCGCCGGCTGCTCCAGGAGCATGGCCGCGCGCCGAGCGATGCCGAGATCGCGGCCGAGACGGACCGCCTCGTTCAGCGGGACGCGCGGGACGCGACGCAGACCGTGCAGGCGCGCGACGCGGTCCTGCTCGATACCACGTTTCTCACGCAGTCCGAGCAGGTCGACCGGATCGTCTCGCTCGCGCGCGCGCTGCCGGCGGCGGGGCGGCCCGCGGCGCCGACCGGGGTCGAGCCGCGGGACGAAGCGGGCTCGGGCGCGTAA
- the rplM gene encoding 50S ribosomal protein L13 — protein sequence MHMRSTYTATPADIEPRWYVVDAEGMVLGRLASEVAKILRGKHKPMFTPHMDTGDFVIVLNASKVRVTGRKAEQKTYFTHTGYMGHDRQIPFATMLAKHPERVIEKAVYGMLPKSSLAKQEIRRKLRVYAGPTHPHAAQQATPLTFDNLAGAGAATGAP from the coding sequence TTGCACATGCGTTCCACCTACACCGCGACGCCGGCGGACATCGAGCCGCGCTGGTACGTCGTGGACGCCGAGGGCATGGTCCTCGGCCGCCTCGCTTCGGAGGTCGCCAAGATCCTCCGCGGCAAGCACAAGCCGATGTTCACGCCGCACATGGACACGGGCGACTTCGTGATCGTGCTCAACGCGAGCAAGGTCCGCGTCACCGGCCGCAAGGCGGAGCAGAAGACATACTTCACGCACACCGGCTACATGGGCCACGACCGGCAGATCCCGTTCGCGACCATGCTCGCCAAGCACCCGGAGCGGGTGATCGAGAAGGCGGTCTACGGCATGCTGCCGAAGTCGTCGCTCGCGAAGCAGGAGATCCGCCGCAAGCTGCGCGTCTACGCGGGCCCGACGCACCCGCACGCGGCCCAGCAGGCGACGCCGCTCACCTTCGACAACCTCGCCGGGGCCGGCGCGGCCACGGGGGCGCCGTAA